The Planctomycetia bacterium genome segment CCGGAATATTGGGAAATACGTCGTAGTGACTGCGACCGACGACGACTTCTTCGTCGAGGTGGTAGTCCGCCAGCCAGCGCCGACTGACGGCGATGTAATGCATATTCCGGTCCAGCATGGCGATCGCCGCGGGTGCGTAGTCGACGAAGGTTTTTAATCGCGCCCGCTCGTGGCAGAGCGCTTCGTCGGCGCGCTTTCGCTCGGAAATGTCCGTGCGGATGCTGATATAGCGTTCGACGCGCCCGTCCGGCGCGAGATGCGGAATGATCGTCGCGTCGACCCAGTACAGCGATCCGTCCTTGCTTCGATTGCAGATCTCGCCATGCCAAACGGCGCCCGACGCGGTGACGGCGTACATTTGTCGCCAGAACTCGGGCGGATGAAAGCCGGCGTTCAACATGCGGTGGTCGCGCCCGAGCAACTCCTCGGGATCGTAGCCGCTGATCTCGCAAAACTTGTGATTGACGTGCGTAATCCGGCCGCGATCGTCCGTCATCGATACGTCGGAATGCTGATCGAAGGCGAAACGGAGAAACTCCAACTCACGCCACGCGTTCTCCATCGCCAGCGCATGGGCCTGCACCGACTCTTCGCCCGCGGCGACCGAATCGAGCATCCGATTGAACTCCGACGCGACGGCGCCGATTTCGTCATCGCGTTCGACCGGCGCGCGCACGGCCCGATCGCCCAGACTGCGGGCGACAATCGCGGCGTTCAGCGCCGCGATGGGACGCAACACCGTCAAGGCCATGACGCCCATCGCGGCCAAAGTGACCGCTAACACCGTGGCCACGCTCCGCAGGGCGGCCTCGCGGACCGAAGCGCGCCATTGCTGCGCCGTACGGCGCAGATCGAGGTCGACCACGGTGGCGCCGCGCGTACCAAACGCGCCGAGCAATGAATCCGCCGCCACGGGTCCCGACAAACGCAGGCTGGCGCCTTGTTGCGTCGTGGCGGAGATCAAGCGGTGTTCGCCAATGGCCCGGCGCAACCGCGCTTGCAACGCTTGATCCGGCAACTCATCCAGTGAATCGCCCAGCCAGGCATGGCGCGTCGAGGCCACCACGCGCGGCGTTTCATCCGGCATTCCGGCCACGACCACAATGAGATTGACGTCCTCTTCCCCGCCGAGCGCGGCGACGTAGCGCTGGAGGTCGTTCGCGTTGCGGATGGTCTCGGCCGCATGCTCCACGGAATGCACCAGCACGCCGCCGCGGCGCATTGCGGCTGTCTGGTTGCTCTGCAGCATCATTCGCCCGGTCAGCCAAGCGCCGCAAGCGCAAATCAACAGCCCCAACGAGAGCATGGCGAGCGGCAGCCGCACGCGCAGCGAACGGATGCGCTTTACAGACGGTTCGATTGTCGAGGGAAAATGTTCGGGCATAACTTCGCAGGCGGGGATCAGGGGGCGTCCAACAAGGGCGCCGTGGCAGTTCCAGCCACGGCATGCTTCACTTCGCGATATTTGCTGAGGATTTCGTGCGAGCGCTGAATGGCTACGGCGACAGGCCCACCAGTGGTCAGGTAGGCAGCCCGGTCTTGGGGTTGAATCATCCGCAAATCGCTGCGCAGAAAGTTTGCAAAAGCCTCGGGCGAAATTCCCTCTCGGTCCGCCATAATGCGCATCGCAACCTCCGGTTTGTCGGCGGTGAAATGCACGGCGCGATCGTAGCCCCGCTCCAGACGGTCTAAATCGTCGCCTCGT includes the following:
- a CDS encoding PAS domain S-box protein — protein: MPEHFPSTIEPSVKRIRSLRVRLPLAMLSLGLLICACGAWLTGRMMLQSNQTAAMRRGGVLVHSVEHAAETIRNANDLQRYVAALGGEEDVNLIVVVAGMPDETPRVVASTRHAWLGDSLDELPDQALQARLRRAIGEHRLISATTQQGASLRLSGPVAADSLLGAFGTRGATVVDLDLRRTAQQWRASVREAALRSVATVLAVTLAAMGVMALTVLRPIAALNAAIVARSLGDRAVRAPVERDDEIGAVASEFNRMLDSVAAGEESVQAHALAMENAWRELEFLRFAFDQHSDVSMTDDRGRITHVNHKFCEISGYDPEELLGRDHRMLNAGFHPPEFWRQMYAVTASGAVWHGEICNRSKDGSLYWVDATIIPHLAPDGRVERYISIRTDISERKRADEALCHERARLKTFVDYAPAAIAMLDRNMHYIAVSRRWLADYHLDEEVVVGRSHYDVFPNIP